In a single window of the Halobaculum lipolyticum genome:
- a CDS encoding GtrA family protein — protein MSDDPGTVEALASGTRIGQFVSVGAVGFAFDIATSTALRELGVFPELAAFVGIEVAVVVMFLLNDRVTFAGEGLAGLGPTLRRLARSNVVRAGGIAVQLVVFTVLFRWVALPLSVAGVDLWFVVSRAGGIGVGMVVNYVAESVFTWRVLE, from the coding sequence ATGAGCGACGACCCGGGCACCGTCGAGGCGCTCGCCTCGGGGACGCGCATCGGCCAGTTCGTCTCCGTCGGCGCCGTCGGCTTCGCCTTCGACATCGCCACCTCGACGGCGCTGCGCGAACTCGGGGTGTTCCCCGAACTCGCGGCGTTCGTCGGCATCGAGGTGGCGGTCGTCGTGATGTTCCTGCTCAACGACCGCGTGACGTTCGCCGGCGAGGGGTTGGCGGGTCTCGGTCCGACGCTGCGTCGCCTCGCCAGATCGAACGTCGTTCGCGCGGGCGGCATCGCCGTCCAGTTGGTCGTGTTCACCGTGCTGTTCCGGTGGGTGGCGCTCCCGCTCTCGGTCGCCGGCGTCGACCTCTGGTTCGTCGTCTCCCGCGCCGGCGGCATCGGCGTCGGGATGGTCGTCAACTACGTCGCAGAGAGCGTGTTCACCTGGCGGGTGCTGGAGTGA
- a CDS encoding glycosyltransferase, giving the protein MQPTVGVVVPAYRPDPGRLRTYLRSLRETLAPDELRVELDAPGATAGPDPVADLRLPDGVDCRAVRRRRGKGAAVTAGFEALSTDVYAFADADGATPAASVASVVDPVTAGEADLAAGSRRHPAADVRSHQTFARRFLGDGFAWIARRLLDAKLYDYQCGAKALTAEAWTGVRDHLYEPGFAWDIELVAVAAALDYRIAEVPVTWEDQPGSTVSPVTDALDMGRGLLVARHRARLIRDDRLHRLLDREDGVALVDRPGGDAFGDGGPGRGDADGDGAAGSGPR; this is encoded by the coding sequence ATGCAGCCGACCGTCGGGGTCGTCGTCCCCGCCTACCGCCCGGACCCGGGTCGGCTCCGGACGTACCTCCGCTCGCTCCGCGAGACGCTCGCGCCGGACGAACTGCGCGTGGAGTTGGACGCTCCCGGCGCCACGGCCGGCCCCGACCCCGTCGCCGACCTCCGGCTCCCGGACGGCGTCGACTGCCGCGCCGTCCGGCGTCGGCGCGGCAAGGGCGCGGCCGTCACCGCCGGATTCGAGGCGCTGTCGACGGACGTGTACGCGTTCGCGGACGCCGACGGCGCGACGCCGGCGGCGTCGGTCGCGTCCGTCGTCGACCCGGTGACCGCCGGCGAGGCGGATCTGGCGGCCGGGTCGCGGCGCCACCCGGCGGCCGACGTCCGATCACACCAGACGTTCGCCCGGCGCTTCCTCGGCGACGGCTTCGCGTGGATCGCGCGGCGCCTGCTCGACGCGAAACTGTACGACTACCAGTGCGGCGCGAAGGCGTTGACCGCCGAGGCGTGGACGGGCGTCCGCGACCACCTGTACGAGCCGGGGTTCGCGTGGGACATCGAGTTGGTCGCCGTCGCCGCGGCGCTCGACTACCGCATCGCCGAGGTGCCCGTGACGTGGGAGGACCAGCCCGGCTCCACCGTGTCGCCGGTGACGGACGCCCTCGACATGGGGCGGGGGCTGCTGGTCGCGCGCCACCGGGCGCGGCTCATCCGCGACGACCGGCTGCACCGCCTGCTCGACCGCGAGGACGGCGTCGCGCTGGTCGACCGCCCCGGCGGCGACGCGTTCGGCGACGGCGGGCCGGGCCGCGGCGACGCCGACGGCGACGGCGCCGCCGGGAGCGGCCCGCGATGA
- a CDS encoding DUF2298 domain-containing protein, with protein sequence MEYGLVVRWLVVLLALGAVGVPLAARLFPRSATRGVGFALPVSALTVAVVAFWVGRVTFGPLALAVALLVCLALAGLALVDRDALRDGDLAVDDDAVAALPDRTVAAETAAVFAVGFLFVVGIRAFDPGVDPAAGEKFLDYGILKSLLRATALPPEDMWFAGEGVRYYYGGHLLAALWAMLTATPARFAYNLSLAGVFGMLVAAVYDLAGSVAASRDRSRRTAGVLAAVLVGVAANLHAAGWVLLRTLPPGPRETVAGLVGLDAREVVTQGFSYWTASRVIDGTINEFPLFAWLNGDLHAHMTMTPFLLLGAALAFALYRTPETEPRRRRLLLFGAVPLVGGFQAVLDTWSFPSVFGLAWLAVAAAPAAPRTLLPAALATRVDALVDRLDGRSPTGTGATTDGGATAASGGRRLADELARPVVAAAVVAAAGLLALVVASPFLLGAVTGGGSERTLSVLPVEMRSSLGGLVLVHGAFLATFVAGLLGAVGRERPLSVLAGLLGLTLAGVAVGLPALGPFGFLLVAGWVALRTDRAGFETVLIVGGAGLVLLVEVVFLNEQAGPGRMNTVFKTYAQVWPLWAAAAGVVLAGLLRAVPRPDASVLWPDAGTRDVLASVFVAGLLVSTGMYAAFALPAHVDEGYPEEPTLDGTDFVAVYHPGEERAIDWLDAREGQPAILSAPATGVYPGADDRYGHSPTMYRWDASPAASLTGLPTVAGWQHEVGYRGPEAYYARVRAVDDAYTSEAAAVEAFREYDVRYVWVGPAERGRYEQFGMIEFASIPGVEPVDDASTQTVTVYRVTESALPSAASLRDAGDGEN encoded by the coding sequence ATGGAGTACGGTCTCGTCGTCCGCTGGCTCGTCGTGCTGCTCGCGCTCGGCGCCGTCGGCGTCCCCCTCGCGGCTCGGCTGTTCCCGCGCTCGGCGACCCGCGGCGTCGGCTTCGCGCTCCCCGTGTCGGCGCTGACGGTCGCGGTCGTCGCCTTCTGGGTCGGCCGCGTGACGTTCGGCCCGCTCGCCCTCGCCGTCGCCCTGCTGGTTTGCCTCGCGCTCGCCGGGCTGGCGCTCGTCGACCGCGACGCCCTCCGCGACGGCGACCTCGCCGTCGACGACGACGCGGTCGCCGCCCTCCCCGACCGCACGGTCGCCGCCGAGACCGCGGCGGTGTTCGCGGTCGGCTTCCTGTTCGTCGTCGGGATCCGCGCGTTCGACCCCGGCGTCGACCCGGCGGCCGGCGAGAAGTTCCTCGACTACGGCATCCTCAAGTCGCTGCTGCGGGCGACGGCGCTCCCGCCGGAGGACATGTGGTTCGCCGGCGAGGGCGTCCGCTACTACTACGGCGGCCACCTGCTGGCGGCGCTGTGGGCGATGCTCACGGCGACGCCGGCGCGATTCGCGTACAACCTCTCGCTGGCGGGCGTGTTCGGGATGCTCGTCGCCGCCGTCTACGACCTGGCCGGCTCGGTCGCCGCGAGCCGCGACCGCTCGCGCCGCACGGCCGGCGTGCTGGCGGCGGTGCTCGTCGGCGTCGCCGCGAACCTCCACGCGGCCGGCTGGGTCCTCCTCCGCACGCTCCCGCCGGGCCCCCGCGAGACCGTCGCGGGGCTGGTCGGTCTCGACGCGCGGGAGGTGGTCACGCAGGGGTTCTCCTACTGGACCGCGAGCCGGGTGATCGACGGGACGATCAACGAGTTCCCGCTGTTCGCGTGGCTCAACGGCGACCTCCACGCCCACATGACGATGACGCCGTTCCTCCTGCTGGGGGCGGCGCTCGCGTTCGCCCTCTACCGCACGCCCGAGACCGAGCCGCGTCGCCGCCGCCTGCTGTTGTTCGGGGCGGTCCCGCTCGTGGGCGGCTTCCAAGCCGTCCTCGACACGTGGAGCTTCCCGAGCGTGTTCGGGCTGGCGTGGCTCGCCGTCGCCGCCGCGCCCGCCGCGCCGCGGACGCTGCTGCCGGCCGCGCTCGCGACCCGCGTCGACGCGCTGGTGGACCGGCTGGACGGCCGGTCGCCGACCGGGACCGGGGCGACGACCGACGGGGGAGCGACGGCCGCGAGCGGGGGTCGCCGGCTCGCCGACGAACTCGCCCGGCCCGTCGTCGCCGCGGCGGTCGTCGCCGCCGCGGGGCTGCTCGCGCTCGTCGTCGCCTCGCCGTTCCTGCTGGGGGCGGTGACCGGCGGCGGGAGCGAGCGCACGCTGTCGGTGCTGCCCGTCGAGATGCGCTCGTCGCTGGGCGGACTGGTGCTCGTCCACGGCGCGTTCCTCGCGACGTTCGTCGCGGGCCTGCTCGGCGCCGTCGGCCGCGAGCGCCCGCTGTCGGTGCTGGCGGGACTGCTCGGCCTCACGCTCGCGGGCGTCGCGGTCGGCCTGCCCGCGCTCGGCCCGTTCGGCTTCCTGCTGGTCGCCGGCTGGGTCGCGCTCCGAACCGACCGCGCGGGGTTCGAGACGGTGTTGATCGTCGGCGGCGCCGGGTTGGTGCTGCTCGTCGAGGTCGTGTTCTTGAACGAGCAGGCCGGGCCGGGGCGGATGAACACCGTGTTCAAGACGTACGCGCAGGTGTGGCCGCTGTGGGCGGCCGCCGCGGGCGTCGTCCTCGCGGGGCTGCTCCGGGCGGTTCCCCGGCCCGACGCCTCCGTGTTGTGGCCCGACGCCGGCACCCGCGACGTGCTCGCGTCGGTGTTCGTCGCCGGCCTGCTCGTGTCGACGGGGATGTACGCCGCGTTCGCGCTCCCGGCGCACGTGGACGAGGGCTACCCCGAGGAGCCGACGCTCGACGGGACGGACTTCGTCGCGGTGTACCACCCCGGCGAGGAGCGCGCCATCGACTGGCTCGACGCCCGCGAGGGCCAGCCCGCCATCCTCTCGGCGCCCGCGACGGGGGTGTACCCCGGCGCGGACGACCGCTACGGCCACTCGCCGACGATGTACCGCTGGGACGCCAGCCCGGCGGCCAGCCTCACCGGGCTGCCGACGGTCGCCGGCTGGCAACACGAGGTCGGCTACCGCGGTCCCGAGGCGTACTACGCCCGCGTCCGCGCCGTCGACGACGCCTACACCTCCGAGGCGGCCGCCGTCGAGGCGTTCCGCGAGTACGACGTGCGCTACGTGTGGGTCGGCCCGGCGGAGCGCGGCCGCTACGAGCAGTTCGGCATGATCGAGTTCGCGTCGATCCCGGGCGTCGAACCCGTCGACGACGCGTCGACGCAGACGGTGACGGTGTACCGGGTGACCGAGTCGGCGCTCCCGTCGGCCGCGTCGCTACGGGACGCGGGAGACGGGGAGAACTGA
- a CDS encoding HAH_0734 family protein, producing MKKLIVHGDPGLRKDGVIDYDGQELRVFSVQRQGEYHGPEEPQLWCTIGTDDEREAFETKSYVPHWLDVDTIDAEALDIVKAGGDLTV from the coding sequence ATGAAGAAGCTCATCGTCCACGGCGACCCCGGCCTGCGCAAGGACGGCGTCATCGACTACGACGGGCAGGAGCTGCGCGTCTTCTCCGTCCAGCGGCAAGGCGAGTACCACGGCCCGGAGGAGCCGCAGCTGTGGTGTACCATCGGCACCGACGACGAGCGCGAGGCGTTCGAGACGAAGTCGTACGTCCCCCACTGGCTCGACGTCGACACCATCGACGCCGAGGCGCTGGACATCGTCAAGGCGGGCGGCGACCTGACGGTCTGA
- a CDS encoding YybH family protein, with protein MSTKRVAAEDDVRAASDRFYGALEEMANGDAGSMAAVWSHEDDVTTMHPIGGREEGWEAVRGSWEGVAAASTDGSVTRSNQVVRVVGDAAYELCEESASMTFAGDPVSIHTRATNVYRKEGGEWKVVHHHADLDAEFAELVANVGA; from the coding sequence ATGTCAACGAAACGCGTAGCAGCAGAAGACGACGTCCGAGCGGCATCCGACCGGTTCTACGGCGCGCTGGAGGAGATGGCGAACGGCGACGCCGGGTCCATGGCGGCGGTCTGGTCCCACGAGGACGACGTGACGACCATGCACCCGATCGGCGGACGGGAGGAGGGCTGGGAGGCCGTCAGGGGCTCCTGGGAGGGCGTCGCGGCGGCGAGCACGGACGGCTCGGTCACCCGGTCGAACCAGGTCGTCCGGGTCGTCGGCGACGCCGCGTACGAACTGTGTGAGGAGTCGGCGTCGATGACCTTCGCGGGCGACCCCGTCTCGATCCACACCCGCGCGACCAACGTCTACCGGAAGGAGGGCGGCGAGTGGAAGGTCGTCCACCACCACGCCGACCTCGACGCCGAGTTCGCCGAACTGGTGGCGAACGTGGGTGCGTGA
- a CDS encoding ABC transporter ATP-binding protein, protein MLSVEDVDSGYGDVQVLDDLSMTLDAGEIACLVGPNGAGKSTVLKTVFGLLSPWDGHVRYRGDEIGGMAPEDIVRIGIGYVPQTDNVFASLTIEENLRMGGVARDDDLEPVIGELYERFPVLEEKRSAKARTLSGGQRQLLAFARALVMEPDVLLIDEPSAGLAPNTADEVFADVQAVNDLGTAILMVEQNARKGLAISDTGYVLDQGSVAYADDADELLDNPEVSRLYLGG, encoded by the coding sequence GTGCTCTCGGTCGAGGACGTCGACAGCGGCTACGGCGACGTGCAGGTGCTCGACGACCTGTCGATGACGCTCGACGCCGGCGAGATCGCGTGTCTCGTCGGCCCGAACGGCGCCGGCAAGTCGACCGTGCTGAAGACGGTGTTCGGGCTGCTCTCGCCGTGGGACGGACACGTCCGCTACCGCGGCGACGAGATCGGCGGCATGGCGCCCGAGGACATCGTCCGTATCGGGATCGGCTACGTCCCGCAGACGGACAACGTGTTCGCGAGCCTCACCATCGAGGAGAACCTCCGCATGGGCGGCGTCGCTCGCGACGACGACCTCGAACCGGTGATCGGCGAACTGTACGAGCGGTTCCCGGTGCTGGAGGAGAAACGCTCGGCGAAGGCGCGCACGCTGTCGGGCGGCCAGCGGCAGTTGCTGGCGTTCGCTCGGGCGCTCGTGATGGAGCCGGACGTGCTGCTCATCGACGAGCCGTCGGCGGGACTGGCGCCGAACACCGCCGACGAGGTGTTCGCCGACGTGCAGGCGGTCAACGACCTCGGGACGGCGATCCTGATGGTCGAGCAGAACGCCCGCAAGGGGTTGGCTATCTCCGACACCGGCTACGTGCTCGACCAGGGGAGCGTCGCCTACGCCGACGACGCCGACGAGTTGCTCGACAACCCCGAGGTGTCGCGGCTGTACCTCGGCGGGTAG
- a CDS encoding ABC transporter ATP-binding protein, whose translation MYEGANLDKEDVVLEVDGLVKTFGGLVATDDASFQVERGTITGLIGPNGAGKSTLFNLISGFYEEDAGTVTVNGADVTDASPNRIAEHGLIRTFQTPRKLEGMTVREAMLVGPQSQTGESFLSLLTAGDTVREEERANLEDAQRILEEFEIGHLATQAATDLSGGQMKLVELARAMLAEPEVLLLDEPVAGVNPTLANKLRDQIARLNEQGVTFLIIEHDMEFIMNLADPIVVLDRGSVLVEGTPDAVRADDRVIDAYLGGGGE comes from the coding sequence GTGTACGAGGGCGCGAACCTCGACAAGGAGGACGTCGTCCTCGAAGTCGACGGGCTGGTGAAGACGTTCGGCGGCCTCGTCGCCACCGACGACGCCTCCTTCCAGGTCGAGCGCGGGACGATCACCGGGCTCATCGGCCCGAACGGCGCCGGGAAGTCCACGCTGTTCAACCTCATCTCCGGGTTCTACGAGGAGGACGCCGGCACCGTGACGGTGAACGGCGCCGACGTGACCGACGCCTCGCCCAACCGGATCGCAGAACACGGCCTGATCCGGACGTTCCAGACGCCGCGCAAACTGGAGGGGATGACCGTCCGCGAGGCGATGCTCGTCGGCCCGCAGAGCCAGACGGGCGAGTCGTTCCTCTCGCTGCTCACCGCGGGCGACACCGTCCGCGAGGAGGAGCGCGCGAACCTCGAGGACGCCCAGCGCATCCTCGAGGAGTTCGAGATCGGCCACCTCGCGACGCAGGCGGCGACCGACCTCTCGGGCGGCCAGATGAAACTGGTCGAACTCGCGCGGGCGATGCTCGCCGAGCCGGAGGTGCTGCTGCTCGACGAGCCGGTCGCGGGCGTGAACCCGACGCTGGCGAACAAACTGCGCGACCAGATCGCCCGACTCAACGAACAGGGCGTCACCTTCCTGATCATCGAACACGACATGGAGTTCATCATGAACCTCGCCGACCCGATCGTCGTCCTCGACCGCGGCAGCGTCCTCGTCGAGGGGACGCCCGACGCCGTCCGCGCGGACGACCGCGTCATCGACGCGTACCTCGGGGGTGGTGGCGAGTGA
- a CDS encoding branched-chain amino acid ABC transporter permease codes for MERYSVAFVLALLLAIGVGLVTGGLGPTYALYLIGLVGMYMLLSLGLNVQWGYTGLINFSVAAFFGLGAYGTAILTADNSPIAGGLSPVLGLFVGLLLAAVLAVIIGIPTLRLRADYLAIASLGLAEVVRLIVLNEREYTNGSAGLRGIPGFFEGWPVLSTFPQAMPGLRIEVIPGSPIVLQQPFYQAVLNVGLVFVFVAVTFLLLRRVHRSPWGRVLRTIRGDEDLAEALGKNTYGFKMQSFVLGSVIMALAGVFYAHLNLFVSPGDFEPINTFYVWIAVILGGSGSNRGAMFGGFVVIAIREGTRFLNGIDFVVLDIGPLRLLAVGLLIILVMRFRPEGVLPPQRELIWPSALDDADVPGPGETQRPHAADGGDGS; via the coding sequence ATCGAGCGGTACTCGGTCGCGTTCGTCCTCGCGTTGCTGCTCGCGATCGGGGTCGGTCTCGTCACCGGCGGACTCGGCCCGACGTACGCGCTGTACCTGATCGGACTGGTCGGGATGTACATGCTGTTGTCGTTGGGGCTGAACGTCCAGTGGGGGTACACGGGGCTGATCAACTTCTCCGTGGCCGCCTTCTTCGGGCTGGGCGCCTACGGCACCGCGATCCTCACCGCCGACAACTCCCCGATCGCCGGGGGGTTGTCGCCGGTGCTCGGGCTGTTCGTCGGCCTGCTGCTGGCTGCCGTGCTCGCGGTGATCATCGGCATCCCGACGCTGCGGCTGCGGGCGGACTACCTCGCCATCGCGTCGCTGGGTCTGGCGGAGGTCGTCCGGCTGATCGTGCTCAACGAGCGCGAGTACACCAACGGGAGCGCCGGCCTGCGGGGCATCCCCGGCTTCTTCGAGGGGTGGCCCGTGCTGTCGACGTTCCCGCAGGCGATGCCGGGGCTCCGGATCGAGGTGATCCCGGGCAGTCCCATCGTCCTGCAACAGCCGTTCTACCAGGCCGTCCTCAACGTCGGGCTGGTGTTCGTGTTCGTCGCCGTCACGTTCCTGCTCCTCCGGCGGGTCCACCGCTCGCCGTGGGGCCGGGTGTTGCGGACGATCCGCGGCGACGAGGACCTCGCGGAGGCGCTGGGGAAGAACACGTACGGGTTCAAGATGCAGTCGTTCGTGCTCGGCAGCGTCATCATGGCGCTGGCGGGCGTGTTCTACGCGCACCTGAACCTGTTCGTCAGCCCGGGCGACTTCGAGCCGATCAACACGTTCTACGTGTGGATCGCGGTGATCCTCGGCGGCAGCGGCTCCAACCGCGGGGCGATGTTCGGCGGCTTCGTCGTCATCGCCATCCGCGAGGGGACCCGCTTCCTCAACGGGATCGACTTCGTCGTGCTCGACATCGGCCCGCTGCGCCTGCTGGCGGTCGGACTGCTCATCATCCTCGTGATGCGCTTCCGCCCCGAGGGCGTGTTGCCGCCCCAGCGCGAACTGATCTGGCCGTCGGCGCTCGACGACGCCGACGTGCCCGGTCCCGGGGAGACACAGCGCCCGCACGCCGCCGACGGGGGTGACGGCTCGTGA
- a CDS encoding branched-chain amino acid ABC transporter permease, with protein sequence MSVLEYMANGLVFSSIIVLASIGLSLVYSIADFANFAHGDTMTVGAYSALVTFGFVGGLGARFLGLPLGFFVALAVGVAVAALVAVITEKVIYEPLEVDSIGMLITSIGVAFVYRALIQFRFGSDFVEFGIQVLRPIDALIPFGIRVTLHDVAIVASAAVLVAGLHTLLQYTDLGRKMRATADNPSLARVSGIRVDRITLWTWVIGAGLAGAGGVFLGLYNQISPRMGFNILLVVFAAVILGGIGSVYGAMLGGFLIGMINQLTPILTDIGIPIGIEYANAIAFVIMVAVLLVRPNGIAGGQGAGT encoded by the coding sequence ATGTCCGTCCTCGAATACATGGCGAACGGGCTGGTGTTCAGTAGCATCATCGTACTGGCGAGCATCGGCCTGTCGCTCGTCTACAGCATCGCGGACTTCGCGAACTTCGCGCACGGCGACACGATGACCGTCGGGGCGTACTCGGCGCTGGTCACCTTCGGCTTCGTCGGCGGGCTGGGCGCACGCTTCCTCGGGCTGCCGCTGGGCTTCTTCGTCGCGCTCGCGGTCGGCGTGGCGGTCGCGGCGCTGGTCGCGGTGATCACCGAGAAGGTGATCTACGAGCCGCTGGAGGTCGACTCCATCGGGATGCTCATCACGAGTATCGGCGTCGCGTTCGTGTATCGCGCGCTGATCCAGTTCCGATTCGGCAGCGACTTCGTCGAGTTCGGCATCCAGGTGCTGCGCCCCATCGACGCGCTGATCCCGTTCGGCATCCGGGTGACGCTCCACGACGTGGCCATCGTCGCCTCTGCGGCGGTGCTCGTCGCCGGCCTGCACACGCTGTTGCAGTACACCGACCTCGGCCGGAAGATGCGCGCGACGGCGGACAACCCGTCGCTGGCGCGCGTCAGCGGCATCCGCGTCGACCGCATCACGCTGTGGACGTGGGTCATCGGCGCGGGGCTGGCCGGCGCCGGGGGCGTGTTCCTCGGCCTGTACAACCAGATCTCCCCGCGGATGGGGTTCAACATCCTGCTGGTCGTGTTCGCCGCGGTGATCCTCGGCGGCATCGGCTCCGTCTACGGCGCGATGCTCGGCGGGTTCCTCATCGGGATGATCAATCAGCTGACCCCGATCCTCACTGACATCGGGATCCCCATCGGCATCGAGTACGCGAACGCCATCGCGTTCGTGATCATGGTCGCGGTGTTGCTCGTCCGCCCCAACGGCATCGCGGGCGGGCAGGGGGCCGGCACGTGA
- a CDS encoding ABC transporter substrate-binding protein: protein MVANDDTGPNRRDVLRASGLAGLGGLAGLAGCVSTTDDEATETDTSGGGGGGGGGEDTESDGGSGGGDSGPYTIGMVNSLTGSLSAFGQRNQRGKELALSAVNDVGIGGRDLEIIEEDSQSESQAGVSAAQKLVNQDGVPFVIGAVGSGVSLAIYQSVIQGTDVVQLSQNSTSPDLTDFPGLLRMSPTGSTQSSGLADIISEDGYDSVALAWVNNDYGQGLAEAFRESFDGEIAYDQPHDQGQSSYSSTVSGMANSGADAWLFITYQPEFTTMAQEAYSNGYEAQFYGADSVAGPDVLGNTPEGSLDGMKIVTPSAAIDQDNYQAFASEFESEYGEAPTSWSAFAYDCVVTAALSIATADEFTGAALQETVRDVTRPEGEEVFTFAEAMDVLGDDGTPSDIDYQGVSGPIDFDENGDPVGFLQILTVENHEYSQTGTIEG, encoded by the coding sequence ATGGTAGCGAATGACGATACCGGACCGAACCGGCGAGACGTCCTGCGGGCGTCGGGACTGGCGGGCCTCGGCGGGCTCGCGGGCCTCGCCGGCTGTGTGAGCACGACCGACGACGAAGCGACCGAGACCGACACCTCCGGCGGCGGTGGCGGCGGTGGCGGCGGCGAGGACACCGAGAGCGACGGCGGGAGCGGCGGGGGCGACTCCGGGCCGTACACCATCGGCATGGTGAACTCCCTCACCGGGTCGCTGTCGGCGTTCGGCCAGCGCAACCAGCGCGGGAAGGAACTGGCGCTGTCGGCGGTCAACGACGTCGGCATCGGCGGCCGCGACCTGGAGATCATCGAGGAGGACTCCCAGTCCGAGTCGCAGGCGGGCGTCTCGGCCGCCCAGAAGCTGGTGAACCAAGACGGCGTCCCGTTCGTCATCGGCGCCGTCGGCTCCGGCGTCTCGCTGGCGATCTATCAGTCGGTCATCCAAGGGACCGACGTGGTCCAACTGAGCCAGAACTCCACCAGCCCGGACCTCACCGACTTCCCCGGCCTGCTCCGCATGTCGCCGACCGGGAGCACGCAGTCGTCCGGCCTCGCCGACATCATCAGCGAGGACGGCTACGACTCCGTCGCGCTCGCGTGGGTGAACAACGACTACGGGCAGGGGCTCGCGGAGGCGTTCCGCGAGTCGTTCGACGGGGAGATCGCGTACGACCAGCCCCACGACCAGGGGCAGTCGTCGTACTCCTCGACCGTCTCCGGGATGGCCAACTCCGGCGCCGACGCGTGGCTGTTCATCACCTACCAGCCCGAGTTCACGACGATGGCCCAGGAGGCGTACTCCAACGGGTACGAGGCGCAGTTCTACGGCGCCGACTCCGTCGCCGGGCCGGACGTCCTCGGCAACACGCCCGAGGGCAGCCTCGACGGCATGAAGATCGTGACGCCGTCGGCGGCCATCGACCAGGACAACTACCAGGCCTTCGCCAGCGAGTTCGAGAGCGAGTACGGCGAGGCGCCAACCTCGTGGTCGGCGTTCGCCTACGACTGCGTCGTCACGGCGGCGCTGTCGATCGCGACGGCCGACGAGTTCACCGGCGCCGCCCTGCAGGAGACGGTCCGCGACGTGACCCGTCCCGAGGGCGAGGAGGTGTTCACCTTCGCGGAGGCGATGGACGTGCTCGGCGACGACGGCACCCCCTCGGACATCGACTACCAGGGCGTCTCCGGCCCGATCGACTTCGACGAGAACGGCGACCCGGTCGGCTTCCTGCAGATCCTGACCGTCGAGAACCACGAGTACTCCCAGACGGGCACGATCGAAGGCTGA
- a CDS encoding proline dehydrogenase family protein, with amino-acid sequence MIPPIANNFVAGETPETAITHVEELNRQGVGAILNLLGEHYHERAGADEDADAYVALVEELAERDLDACVSVKPSQIGLDVSDEVFEENLARIVDCASGADGRDCFVWIDMEDHETTDVTLDAYERHAVETDGDVGLCVQANLKRTPDDLERLAPLPGKVRLVKGAYDEPKSIAHTKKARVDEAYRDCLGYMFEHFEGGVAVGSHDPAMIDLASDLHEEFGTDYEVQMLMGVREDAQVELAASGVEVNQYVPYGAKWFQYFYRRVRERKENALFALRAVLG; translated from the coding sequence ATGATCCCGCCGATCGCGAACAATTTCGTCGCCGGGGAGACCCCGGAAACGGCGATCACCCACGTCGAGGAGCTGAACCGGCAGGGGGTGGGGGCGATCCTCAACCTCCTCGGCGAGCACTACCACGAGCGCGCCGGAGCCGACGAGGACGCCGACGCCTACGTCGCGTTGGTCGAGGAGTTGGCGGAGCGCGACCTCGACGCCTGTGTCTCGGTGAAGCCCTCGCAGATCGGGCTGGACGTCTCCGACGAGGTGTTCGAGGAGAACCTCGCGCGCATCGTGGACTGCGCCTCGGGAGCCGATGGCCGCGACTGCTTCGTCTGGATCGACATGGAGGACCACGAGACGACCGACGTGACGCTCGACGCCTACGAGCGCCACGCCGTGGAGACCGACGGCGACGTTGGGCTGTGCGTGCAGGCGAACCTGAAGCGCACGCCCGACGACCTCGAACGGCTGGCGCCGCTCCCGGGGAAGGTCCGCCTCGTGAAGGGCGCCTACGACGAGCCGAAGTCCATCGCCCACACGAAGAAAGCCCGCGTCGACGAGGCGTACCGCGACTGCCTCGGCTACATGTTCGAGCACTTCGAGGGCGGCGTCGCCGTCGGCAGCCACGACCCCGCGATGATCGACCTCGCGAGCGACCTCCACGAGGAGTTCGGCACCGACTACGAGGTGCAGATGCTCATGGGCGTCCGCGAGGACGCGCAAGTCGAGTTGGCGGCGTCGGGCGTCGAGGTGAACCAGTACGTGCCGTACGGCGCCAAGTGGTTCCAGTACTTCTACCGTCGCGTGCGCGAGCGCAAGGAGAACGCGCTGTTCGCGCTGCGGGCGGTGCTCGGCTGA